Part of the Triticum aestivum cultivar Chinese Spring chromosome 4D, IWGSC CS RefSeq v2.1, whole genome shotgun sequence genome is shown below.
AGATGGGGCTATAGGAAAGGTCCACGACAATCAAACAGCATCCCACCCCATTTTGTTAATTATACAGAAAATGTAATTATGAACCGACGAAAATGCTGACAGTATTTTAAGATGTATCAATTATACACAATGAAGTAAGCTCTACAGGAGAAGATACAAGTAGCAGTTAAGAAATCGAGAGAATTACCATGTGGATGACAATATGTTCATCCAAGCTGTCACGTGGAATGCATCTCTGAACATAGAAAAAATACACAGTTCAGCGACTGAAAACACAACTCTAGAATCACAATAATTCCTAACAGAAAACATTTCATATCTGCAATTTATACTTCTTTCATAAGCTTGAAAGTGGCCATTGCTTCATGGTAATTTCAAATCAGTATAGTTGTTGATTCTGTTGTAATAAATCTCATTCACAATAATATTGGAGTATATCTGGTGAATCTATCTTACGATCCAGCACGCCATAATGATAGGTTGGAGAGAAACAACATGAAGTTACTACTCAACTTACCGCTTTGATCGAGGAATAAATATAATCGTTTCTTGTAGGATCCAACACATTAGACGGTAGCCTTATTGTGTAAAAACTATCTTCTTCAAGTAATTTCTGCAATGATAAAATTAAAATGCAGAAGCGCCAGATAAGTTGGTATACAGAAAAATAATGAAATCAGGAAATAATGGAGAAAAGAAAGAACCTTAAATGCATTCTTTTCATCCTCAGTCAACTCATTCCTCGTAAACCGGAGCTTAGTGAGAGTCTGGGTCAGAAAATGAGTCACGTCAATTAAGATAAAATTCTCCTCGCTTGAGTATAAATAGTTGAAGAAAGAACATAGGAAACTAACATATGGTTAACTTTACTACTTGAGGGCAGCGTTGACATGGGTGATTATTCAATGAGACAACTAGTTAAATAGAATACAAGCAAACAAAGCCAAGAATAATCCGCAAAAGTAAATTCCTTCCTATGACTTCTAATCTAGACACCCTGCGGGAGCGTGCAGAAGTCGACAAGGTACAGCAGCACGTCGTGCTCGGCAAGACGCGTGGCCCGGGAGGCGACGAGTGGCAAGAGCGTGGTGGGTACACAACGCTAGGCGGCACAGACGACGAGGGGGGCAGTAGGGAGAGGGAGTGGGagagggcgacgaggaggacgcAGAAGCGCGGGAGAAAGCAGGTCAGAGGAGAGAGAGGTGGCGGTGGCGAGCACCGGGTCCACCTCACCCTTTTCCTCCTCGACCGAGCACCGCCACAAGGCCATGGTGTAATCCCGCCAGATGCCTAGCTGCAGCACTGCGACTGATATGTGGGTCCACTTCTGCTCAGGTGTTTTGCTGAAAATATAGCTAGTGTACAAATGAGGGGTGTCTTTTCAGGTGCCATTTAACACTCTCTGCTGGAAAAACGGATGGAAATGTCACACTAGGAACAAAATTCACACCGGGTGTCAAAAGAATACCAAATAGGGAAGCACATTTTTAAAAGGGCCAGATAAGGAATTATCTCCATATAATACCCTTGCCAAGCTAGCATATCTAGGCAAGAGAATACTAGCTATCGGTCATGGGTTATCTTGGCAAATCCCTTCTTTGGATATTTTGCCAAGAGAAACCAATGACCAATAGAAAATGTGCTAACTGACACTTGCTCTATTCTGAAAAGAATAGACTGACGTTTGCTCTTGAGGGAAAGCCAATTCTGCTCTCATCCCTTGTGACCAAACTGTATCTCTTTGCCTAGCAAAGCCAGATTTTATTGTGCAAACAATCAAACACCCAATGCTTCGTCACGCAAGACTACAAGTACTTTGGATCGAAATGCGCACCCTTTGTTGCTTGCGGTTCTGTCACCTCACCTCGTAGTTGTTCTCTATGTGGCAATATGCGAGTAAGCAATGTAGAATGATTCCATTTTCTTGCAAAGGATGTGGCAACTGATTTCTGCGACCACACAGAGTGTGCCATGCCACTGTTGGGCAACAACAATGAAATGGTAAAGCTCATAAGCATTTATCAACCTTATCAGCACTACCTACGGGGTAGCAACTACTTTGCTAAACGAACCAAACAACAAAACTGAACCGTACTGAATAGCAGATGATCTGGAAGAACAAACTAACCAGATCCGATCTATAGTTCACCTTCCCTAACAATCCGAACCTCACAATTCACAGTATCTCCAAACCAAACAGCTAGAAACTACTGCTGGGTGCACGAACTGAACCAAATCCACCACCCTAGCAGGGTCCAATCACTAGCTGCCCATAGATCACGGGATCATGAAGTAGAGGAAACAGATCAGCAAGCAACGAGAGCTACGACGACGAGATCGAGCAACCAAATCGGGAAGGAAGCTACCGATAGGACGCGAAGCAAACCTGGGAGCCGTGGGCCGAGGACTTGAGGCGGGCGGAGAAGGACCCGGCGGGGGCGAACCCTAGGCCGGCTCCGAGGTCGTGCTCGAGGGTGAACTGGACGGTGTTGGACTCGGAGGCGCCAGCCGCCTGCGTCGCGTCCGCGGATCGGCGGCGGGAGGACACTaccggcggcgtcgagggcggccgGGGGGAGGGGGTGGAGGAGACCCGGGTGCCCTCGAACTCGTCGTCGTCGTGGAGGAGCAGCTCGTCCGACTggaaggcggcggcgagggagaggaagtgggagaggaggaggggcaGGAGCATGAGGAGGGAGCGACGCCGCGCGGCCATGGCTTTGGGTGAGGAGGCTTGGACTCTGGAGGAGATCGGTAGCAGCGCCGGCCGAGGTGATGTATGCGGAGAGACGGTGACTCTCTCCTCTCTTTTTTCTGCCGATGAAGAAGGTTTTT
Proteins encoded:
- the LOC123096177 gene encoding ER membrane protein complex subunit 10, which translates into the protein MAARRRSLLMLLPLLLSHFLSLAAAFQSDELLLHDDDEFEGTRVSSTPSPRPPSTPPVVSSRRRSADATQAAGASESNTVQFTLEHDLGAGLGFAPAGSFSARLKSSAHGSQTLTKLRFTRNELTEDEKNAFKKLLEEDSFYTIRLPSNVLDPTRNDYIYSSIKARCIPRDSLDEHIVIHMDGVNILAVNYGSVGGCQYPRPMKVPSKWTFNSYTILKTADQAPRTPSFVEQLIETESGLGEVMKPPEKSFWAKYWMYIIPLGLIVMNAVTAAANIPEEQAGGQGQAPAQRAPIAAPRRR